A region of the Candidatus Rokuibacteriota bacterium genome:
CGGCGGCAGAGGATGAGCGACTTCCGGTCGTCATTCGCCGCGAGCGCGGCGCAGAACAGGCAGACATCGGCGCGCCCCCCCTCGGATACGTACTCCATGCGCCAGGGAGCCCAGAGGCGGTTCACGGGGAGCGAAAGAACGAAGGCAGGGGGACGCGCGGCCCCCCTGCCTCCGACATCGCTACCAGACAGCTCACGCGTTGACGAGTTCCCGAAGCCGTTTGCCTACCTTGAAGAACGGGACTCGTTTCTCGGGAACGCTCACGCTCGTTCCGGTCTTGGGGTTGCGCCCTTTGCGCGCGTTCCGGTGGCGAATTCTGAAGCTGCCGAAGCCCCGGAGCTCGACCTTTTCGCCCTTCGTAAGGGCCTCGGCGATGTTGTCGAAGACAGTGTTAACGATGAGATCGGTCTCTTTCTTGGTCAGGTTGCAGAGCTTGACGACCTCGTTGATCAAGTCCGCCTTCGTCATGGTCAGCTCCCCCGGTGGGCCCCCTACCTGTACCCTCGCCCCATGGCCGACCGGCGAGGTCCCCCACGCCAGTCGGGGGTCACGCTAGCACGCCGCGATCAAGATTGTCAAGTACGTTAAAGGGTTATGAGCCATTGCCCGGGGAGCGGGCGCCGGTTGACAGCCCCCGAGCCTTCCGTTAGGGTGGGCACGATGGAGTGGCTCGCCAACGTTCCCGCGACCGTCGTGATCACGGTCTGCGTGGTGCTGCTCGTCTGGTACTTCGTCGGCGCCCAGTGGAATCGCCGGCAGAGTCGCCGCTTCGTTCGCGGCCTGGCCAAGGGGT
Encoded here:
- a CDS encoding integration host factor subunit beta encodes the protein MTKADLINEVVKLCNLTKKETDLIVNTVFDNIAEALTKGEKVELRGFGSFRIRHRNARKGRNPKTGTSVSVPEKRVPFFKVGKRLRELVNA